A stretch of Thermococcus bergensis DNA encodes these proteins:
- a CDS encoding Lrp/AsnC family transcriptional regulator: protein MVDIDEIDKKILLELRKNGRVTFTDLSKKLGLSVASIKNRVEKLERLGAIKGYSAIVDPAFLEEYLQVLIELELLADDSRAETVLEEIGKLENILGIYKKTGEFQVVIRANFKNMDELKSFLRLLSQKYLRKNLRRWRVSVILDTLKDNGVQLSKSSRRRG from the coding sequence ATGGTGGACATAGACGAAATTGACAAGAAAATTCTATTAGAGCTTAGAAAGAATGGCAGGGTTACTTTCACAGATCTCAGTAAGAAGCTTGGGCTATCTGTAGCAAGCATAAAAAACAGGGTTGAAAAACTTGAACGGCTGGGAGCAATAAAGGGTTACTCCGCCATTGTGGATCCTGCTTTTCTTGAGGAATATCTGCAGGTTTTAATAGAACTTGAGTTGCTGGCTGATGACTCTCGGGCTGAAACTGTTTTAGAAGAAATTGGCAAGCTCGAAAACATCTTGGGTATTTATAAAAAGACGGGGGAGTTTCAGGTTGTTATAAGGGCTAACTTCAAGAACATGGACGAGTTGAAAAGCTTTTTAAGGCTTCTTTCTCAAAAATACCTACGCAAAAACCTCCGTCGGTGGAGGGTCAGCGTAATTCTTGATACCCTGAAGGACAATGGAGTTCAGCTTTCCAAGAGCTCACGAAGGAGAGGATAA
- a CDS encoding DUF5814 domain-containing protein encodes MLFVIRKGRKNNELEAFYIENEPEKLSQIQNLKAERIFRLIMRDNRLFKVLEGSNYQNPKEIEKMLKTARIVLTSDAAEWEEYFKVRLQNKRVEKAELCRLCLLNGKITVLTEGNRIKYHHEFICESCAEEELKNELRYRFRSLGMFDQAKKLLERFRDLDKVLAVFDPRFDPTKNPDVTKWDELEPKHVNVKELSIDEVNIPEEFKKVLKDEGVQRLLPVQVLALQNGLLEGENLLVVSATASGKTLIGELAGIPKALKGKKFLFLVPLVALANQKYEDFKRRYSKLGLRVAIRVGMSRIKTKDELVVVDTGIDADIIVGTYEGIDYLLRAGRKIGNVGTIVVDEIHMLDDEERGARLDGLIARLRKLYPNAQFIGLSATIGNPQELAKELGLKLVLYDERPVALERHIIIARNESEKWRYVAQLCKAEAMRKSPQGFKGQSIVFTFSRKRCHELAAFLTSKGLKAKPYHSGLPYHQRKLTEMEFQAQMIDVVVTTAALGAGVDFPASQVIFESLAMGNKWLSVREFHQMLGRAGRPLYHEKGKVYLIVEPGRKYSAQMEGTEDEVAFKLLTAPIEPIHVEWSDEIEQDQVLAHSCVFSYLDDVEEVQSLCLGANQNAEKVLEKLEEFDFVKLRGKIVSVTPYGRAVSMSFLLPREAQFIRENLFKMPPMKIAIKLLPFENVYLTGTLQRELESAVRGKLSSNIFSPSFASILEELEKVLPEVSPNVQDKLFLIYQDFFMCEEEDCTEHAMEKVSSMIIELRRQGKHPMQIAEYFRRQYSLVLYPGDVFTWLDGIIRKLEAIERIAKVFRAKDAEFEARTLRKELEEGRTLRKD; translated from the coding sequence ATGCTCTTCGTAATCAGAAAAGGAAGAAAAAATAACGAGCTTGAGGCATTTTACATTGAAAATGAACCTGAAAAGCTTTCTCAAATCCAGAATTTAAAGGCTGAGAGGATTTTTAGACTGATAATGAGAGACAACAGGCTGTTCAAGGTCTTGGAAGGAAGCAACTATCAAAATCCAAAAGAGATCGAAAAGATGCTGAAAACTGCGAGAATTGTCTTGACTTCAGATGCCGCGGAATGGGAGGAATACTTTAAAGTGAGGCTCCAAAACAAAAGAGTTGAGAAAGCAGAACTTTGCAGACTCTGTCTATTAAATGGAAAAATAACCGTTCTAACCGAAGGAAATAGGATAAAGTACCACCACGAATTTATCTGTGAGAGCTGTGCTGAAGAAGAACTTAAAAATGAGCTCCGCTACAGGTTTAGAAGCCTTGGAATGTTTGACCAAGCAAAAAAGCTCCTTGAAAGGTTTAGGGATCTGGATAAGGTTTTGGCTGTCTTTGATCCTCGTTTCGACCCAACAAAAAATCCAGATGTTACAAAGTGGGATGAGCTGGAACCAAAGCACGTTAATGTCAAAGAGCTCTCCATAGATGAAGTAAACATTCCGGAAGAATTTAAGAAAGTTCTAAAGGATGAGGGAGTGCAAAGACTCCTCCCGGTTCAGGTGTTGGCCCTGCAGAATGGGCTCCTTGAAGGAGAGAACCTGCTGGTGGTTTCTGCAACGGCAAGTGGAAAGACCCTCATTGGGGAATTAGCAGGCATTCCTAAAGCCCTCAAAGGTAAAAAGTTCCTTTTCTTGGTGCCCCTTGTGGCCCTGGCAAATCAAAAGTACGAGGACTTTAAACGAAGATACTCAAAGCTCGGTCTTAGGGTTGCTATAAGAGTCGGAATGAGCAGGATAAAGACCAAAGATGAGCTCGTTGTTGTCGATACGGGTATAGATGCCGACATAATAGTTGGAACCTACGAAGGCATTGACTACCTTCTTAGAGCGGGTAGAAAAATAGGAAACGTCGGGACTATTGTGGTAGATGAAATCCACATGCTCGATGACGAGGAGAGGGGAGCAAGGCTCGACGGCCTTATTGCGAGGCTCAGGAAGCTCTACCCGAATGCACAGTTTATAGGGCTGAGTGCAACAATCGGAAATCCCCAAGAGCTCGCGAAGGAGCTTGGATTAAAGCTTGTTCTTTACGATGAGAGACCGGTTGCACTTGAGAGACATATTATAATAGCGAGAAATGAGAGCGAGAAGTGGCGCTATGTTGCTCAGCTGTGCAAAGCTGAAGCCATGAGAAAATCTCCTCAGGGGTTTAAAGGCCAGAGCATAGTGTTTACCTTCTCGAGAAAGAGGTGCCACGAGCTTGCGGCGTTTTTAACGAGCAAAGGCTTGAAAGCAAAGCCATACCACAGCGGTCTGCCCTATCACCAAAGAAAGCTCACAGAAATGGAGTTCCAAGCTCAGATGATAGATGTAGTCGTGACGACGGCCGCTTTAGGTGCGGGAGTTGACTTTCCAGCCTCTCAAGTGATCTTTGAAAGCCTGGCAATGGGCAACAAGTGGTTAAGCGTCAGAGAGTTCCACCAGATGCTTGGCAGGGCCGGAAGACCACTCTACCATGAAAAGGGCAAGGTCTATTTAATAGTGGAGCCCGGTAGGAAGTATTCCGCCCAGATGGAAGGAACTGAAGATGAGGTAGCGTTTAAACTCCTAACTGCACCTATTGAGCCAATTCACGTTGAGTGGAGCGATGAGATAGAGCAGGATCAGGTTCTTGCTCATTCGTGTGTCTTTTCCTACCTTGACGATGTTGAAGAGGTGCAGAGCCTCTGCCTTGGGGCAAATCAAAATGCCGAGAAAGTCCTTGAGAAGCTTGAGGAGTTCGACTTTGTAAAACTGAGGGGCAAGATTGTGAGCGTTACCCCCTATGGAAGAGCAGTAAGCATGAGTTTTCTCCTTCCGAGGGAAGCTCAGTTTATAAGGGAAAATCTCTTCAAGATGCCTCCTATGAAAATTGCAATTAAGCTTCTGCCATTTGAGAACGTTTATCTCACCGGAACACTCCAGAGAGAACTTGAAAGTGCCGTAAGAGGAAAGCTGAGCAGCAACATCTTTTCCCCGAGCTTTGCCTCTATTCTGGAGGAGCTTGAAAAAGTCCTGCCAGAAGTTAGCCCAAACGTGCAGGACAAGCTGTTTTTAATTTACCAGGACTTCTTTATGTGCGAAGAGGAAGACTGCACAGAGCACGCGATGGAAAAAGTTTCCTCAATGATAATCGAGCTCAGAAGACAGGGGAAGCACCCAATGCAGATTGCAGAATACTTCAGAAGGCAGTACTCACTCGTGCTCTATCCCGGAGATGTCTTTACATGGCTCGACGGCATAATCAGGAAACTTGAGGCAATCGAAAGGATAGCCAAGGTATTTAGGGCAAAAGATGCAGAGTTTGAGGCAAGAACTCTGAGAAAGGAACTGGAGGAAGGAAGAACGCTAAGAAAAGACTAG